The following are from one region of the Arachis duranensis cultivar V14167 chromosome 10, aradu.V14167.gnm2.J7QH, whole genome shotgun sequence genome:
- the LOC107469766 gene encoding cyclin-dependent kinase inhibitor 7 (The sequence of the model RefSeq protein was modified relative to this genomic sequence to represent the inferred CDS: added 4 bases not found in genome assembly): protein MSDCKRCVPLASAMEASSSSEDNVSKKRKTTTSYEFLLTSTSDAPHRQRLPSFGYSLAAARFNDVTVSPEGSLNSSGTVVSFEFCSDRSPRSFCSSAFEVAKELDTTPLDLEVQTKGFVTVDSTFHNFKSSSLLSEQCGDSEESAAVVRQHEQKSTAAKKEKVPEVEIEEFFAMAEKYEQKRFAEKYNFDIVADMPLEGRYQWVRLQ, encoded by the exons ATGAGCGATTGTAAACGCTGTGTACCGTTAGCTTCTGCCATGGAAGCTTCTTCTTCCAGCGAAGATAATGTTTCTAAGAAAAGGAAGACCACCACTTCGTATGAGTTTTTGTTAACCTCTACTTCGGATGCGCCGCACCGCCAGCGTCTTCCTAGCTTCGGTTATTCTCTCGCCGCGGCTAGGTTCAACGACGTCACCGTGTCGCCGGAAGGTTCGCTCAATTCCTCCGGCACGGTTGTTTCCTTCGAATTCTGCTCAGATCGCTCTCCGCGCTCTTTCTGTAGCTCCGCCTTTGAAGTCGCGAAGGAGCTCGACACGACGCCGTTAGATCTGGAG GTTCAGACCAAGGGTTTCGTAACTGTGGACTCAACGTTCCACAATTTCAAATCCAGCAG TTTGTTGAGTGAGCAGTGTGGAGACTCGGAAGAATCGGCGGCTGTGGTGAGGCAGCATGAGCAAAAATCTACGGCAGCGAAGAAGGAGAAGGTGCCAGAGGTGGAGATTGAAGAGTTCTTCGCAATGGCTGAGAAGTACGAACAAAAACGGTTCGCTGAGAA GTACAACTTTGATATTGTTGCAGATATGCCGTTGGAGGGTCGGTACCAGTGGGTTCGTTTACA